In the genome of Raphanus sativus cultivar WK10039 chromosome 4, ASM80110v3, whole genome shotgun sequence, one region contains:
- the LOC108848409 gene encoding GATA transcription factor 3 has product MEQWTEARALKASLRGEAIKNQVSVSSEELSRTSSAEDFSVECFLDFSEEVQEEEELVSVTSSQEEQGQDCCIFSSQPCIFDQLPSLPDEYVEELEWVSRVVDDCSSPEVSLLFTQTHKTKPSFSSSIPVKPRTKRSRNSLTGDRVWPLVSTKQQATGEQGRKKKQETAVAFQRRCSHCGTNNTPQWRTGPVGPKTLCNACGVRFKSGRLCPEYRPADSPTFSNEIHSNLHRKVLELRKSKVLVEETGEAITKSDQVKFPTRQ; this is encoded by the exons ATGGAGCAGTGGACAGAAGCTAGAGCCCTAAAGGCAAGTCTAAGGGGAGAAGCTATAAAGAATCAGGTGAGTGTGTCGTCTGAGGAACTAAGCCGAACTTCTTCTGCTGAAGATTTCTCCGTTGAGTGTTTTCTAGATTTTTCAGAAGaagttcaagaagaagaagaacttgTCTCTGTTACCTCTTCACAAGAAGAACAGGGACAAGATTGTTGTATCTTTAGTTCACAACCTTGCATCTTTGATCAACTTCCTTCTTTGCCG GATGAATATGTGGAAGAGCTTGAATGGGTATCTCGTGTTGTGGATGATTGTTCATCACCAGAAGTCTCACTTCTCTTCACACAAACccacaaaaccaaaccaagctTCTCATCTTCAATTCCAGTTAAACCAAGAACCAAACGGTCTCGGAACAGCTTAACCGGTGACCGGGTTTGGCCACTCGTTTCAACAAAGCAACAAGCAACAGGAGAGCAggggaggaagaagaaacaagaaacgGCCGTTGCGTTTCAAAGAAGATGCAGCCATTGTGGCACAAACAACACACCTCAATGGAGAACCGGTCCAGTCGGTCCAAAAACGTTATGTAATGCATGTGGAGTCCGGTTTAAGTCCGGTCGACTATGTCCGGAATACAGACCAGCGGATAGCCCGACGTTCTCGAACGAGATCCACTCAAATCTTCATAGGAAGGTTCTAGAGTTGAGAAAGAGTAAAGTGTTGGTTGAAGAGACGGGTGAAGCTATTACTAAATCAGACCAAGTCAAATTTCCCACTCGCCAGTAA